atttaccaaaaaaaaaaaatattgtggACAACACTTTATATATCTACCCCCAAccagaaaaaaataaaaacagaacATCTAAACATAACATAGAGAAAAGACAAACCTCCATCCTATGAAGTAGGCAAAcgcaagtaaaagaaaattctaGTTTCTTTGTTGACTTTTCAGCTAAAATCCTGCCCTACCCCTGCCATGTCCCATTAACTATTTCTTAAAAGTGTGTTTTGATACACCCTGCTCGCCCGACCCTATTAAGACTTTGCCATGCTTTGCCCCATTAAGGTTTTGCCGAGCCCCGCCCTATTTGTCATCCCTAATTGGGGCGTCAAGTAGAAGCATATGTAACTACCTTAATAGTAGTAAATTTCATTATGGATAACTTATGGCCACTTATTTTTATGCTATCAATGTATTTGAACTTATTTTATCATGTAATTTACATTATTTTCTAGGCTACCAAGTTAGACTACAGGTTCTGTTGTAGTTCACTTTAACTTGACGGAGAAAAAAGGTTTTCACTGTCATGGCACATAAATTTGAACTCTTTGATCATTTTGCGGCCAAAAATTTTTTGCGGCCAAACGCACACGTAAATATACGCGGTCGttaagtaataaagtgactaaaagtcggatgtcgaacccacgaggacttgtgattaactattaactaaattagactatcctaattatctaaacaagaattaaacctagaaatATTCGAttcaaactaattaaataaagaaCTTTGAACAGAGAAAGAGCAGATTTTTATGATATCAATgtaatgaaaacgatctaggATGATGGGCTATCTACAATCCTATTatattcttcaattgaattgactaaaTAATTTGTCTAGTTTATTGGTTAACATGGTTAATATTGCTAATAAGAATCTGTcgtgttcttactcgcctattcaagctaacctaacagctatatgtctatggagttagaatcagcaagaacacatttataattccggtaaatcaaccaagcaagacaattaagtatatgtctatcgtAACCGTGAATCTATTCCCCtatgcccaggttcaagaacttgctcaactcaatcctatatgcaatctagaattttcactttcgagttcaactctagattcgtagatagtatacaattggtgatcaagcaatcaaataattaagtgcgggattgaataaataaacaagtatgataaactaagaaatcaatatccgaataacaatagtcatgaaagaaccacaaccctagaacgtgaagtttagctccacatagacatggtagccaaacaataaatcatacaaagaaacataaaaattactaagttttgaggaagaaagatggaacttgatgaattccggccTCCACGGCGGTTCTGTGCTTGTGTTTTATTCTCAAAAAATGTTCTTCCCCTCCAAAATAAGTTTGGGACCCCTTTTATACGAGTTGAGGTTGTGTAAGACCGAAATAACATTGTCCCGTACGAAATAGCAAAACCCAGGCAACACAGCATCCAGGCCAGCGCCCAGCGCTGACCGTGGCGCTGGAGGCAGTGAGCTTTTCGTTCAATTCCTTCACGTtaattttcatccattgcatttAGAATGCAATTGCATTCTATATCTTTCTTGTGTTGTTTGTCTccacttggggggggggggacaaaAGTCAAAACCAAAGGGTGTctcctttttttattattttaatttactttctttttctttcgcgTTTTATCAAATTTTATCCCAAATCTTTTCATCTTCACATTGCTTTATTCCTATAcaattaaaatataatattaagcaAAATAATATAACTAATACTCAAATGACGATTAAAAGTACCAGAATATGAGATAACAATGGGTAAATATATGCATTTTTGGCCGAACATCACATTTATCTTGTAATTCGTTGATTGGAAATGACCATCATTATAATTAGCAGTGGTCTAGTGATAGTCCAATAATAATACTAAGGCAAAATACCTTACCACCCCCCTAAACTTGTCACAAATTATTAGTTACAGCCCTAAACTATTCGTGGTCTTAATTACCCCTCTCAACTAGGCCTTTTGAGAGTCATTACCCCCCTGAATGCTGATGTGGCAAATTGTGTGGGTGCACTCACATGCCACATGGATTTTTTTGTATATGTGgcatttttttggaaaaaaatatatttttatctttttaagtatgttattttttatataatttttttgaacataatttataataaaacttggatagaactacatcATTTAGGCTAAAAAAATTTATTTGGCTAAAAagaataaagttttagttaatcttttttttaaatttgacctgaaaataaagatttaaacaattaaaataaatagtcaattcatctaaaaagttataaaaatacatagtttgaaattaattattttggctataattttttctatagttctaaattatggtgctctaaatatatatatatatatatatatatatatacatatttttttaaCCCTCAGAGGTTGACCTGGTGGCAATTGACTTGAGCAAGGGTTTGCtccctttcaaggtctcaagttcgaaaccCACTGGGTGCAAACAAATTCCGAGGGCCATCGGactgggtaaaacctgaattaaccATGGTGCACTTGCGGGAAACTCCTTGCCGAGGGCCTGTGCACCCCCGGGGTTAGTCGGGGCTCGTAGAGACTCGGATACCCGgtgcaaataaaaaaaaatattttttttacagattttacccgaaaaataaaaatacacagttgaaataaatagtcattgtatcaaaagaagaaataaaaagagtgtacaattGCAAAAAATAACTTACTCTATGGATATATTTTTAGAGCAATaaaaaaaaagggcagcccggtgtaccaagctcccgctatgcgcgggatcTGGGAAAGGGCTGGAcaacaagggtctattgtacgcagccttaccgtGCATTTCTGCAATAAGTATTGTTTTAGAGCAACAAGTATGTTAGAAATAATAAGTTATTTCTTGCAATTGttcactctttttatttcttcttttgatgcaatgactatttatttaactgtgtatttttactttttcaagtaaaatatataaaaaatatatttttagagcACCATAATTTAGAGCAATATAAAatattatagccaaaataattaatttcaaactatgtatttttgTAACTGtttagatgccttgactatttatttcaattgtctAAATCTTTAATTTTCAGGTCAAATttaaaaaaagattaactaaaactttattatttttagccaaataaatttttttaccataaataatgtagttctatccaaataatattattaattgtattcgaaaaaaattatataaaaaagtaacatacttaaaaaggtaaaaatatattttggtTTTCAAAAAATGTCACATATACAGAAAAATCCACGTGGCAGACGAGTGTACTCACACAATTTGCCACATCAACGTCCAGGGGGTAATGACTCTCAAAAGGCCTAGCTGATGGGGTAATTAAGATTACGAATAGTTTAAGGCTGTAACTAATAATCCGTGACAAGTTTAGGGGGGGTGATAAGGTATTTTACCTAATACTAATTCTTTTCGATTATTGAGGTCTATATTAACAGTATTGGAAGGAACATATCTAAACTCATGTAAATCAAATATGCTTTTGTTGTGCTCTTTGAGTAATCATAGCAGTCATTTTGACTTTTCCCAaaatgatttatttttaaaaagtaatTAACGAAAAAAAGTAACTACCGAAATGAGATTGCAAATTTTGAATTTGAGAATAATAGTTTACGGGTGGCAACCATTCGAAACCAATTAGTTACTTAACGTTAATCAAATTCAAAAATTGTTGATGCCATTTAATTTATCTACCCCAAAACTATAAATAAACCAAAAAGTACATCAAATCAAGTATCCAATACTCCAAATTAATTCATCATCTTTGACTGAAAACTTCATTCGTGAtcattattcttctttttttctcaatCTTCAACCCCTCTAAATCTtctcaattttctcaaaaaaaatGGAGCAAAGTACTGAGGGAATTGGGATCAAAATCTACAGTGCATCAAAACGTGCAGATACATCAATATACCCTACTAATTTACCACCAGATAACGATGTTCCGATCCCTGAATTGCCTCAACCAGCAATTGGTGGCAAAAAAAGAAGAGCAATGGCAAATGGGATTCAAAAAACTCTCTCAAAAACTTCATTGCTTGTCAATTTTCTACCAACAGGCACACTTCTAACTTTTGAAATGGTCCTTCCATCAGTCTATGGCAAAGGCGATTGTTCACCCGTCACTACATTAATGATTTTAACACTACTTGGCCTTTGTACTTTGtcttgcttcttcttccattttaccGATAGTTTTCGTGGACCCGATGGGAAAGTTTACTATGGATTTGTGACACCAAGAGGGTTGAAAGTTTTCAAGGCTGGACTAGGTGTGGATGTGCCAAAAGATAAGAGGTAATATTTGTGACGGAATAGATATGATAGACAGATCGCCTGTCACAGTTTTGTAATAGTTTTATGGCAGAATTCATTCATGTGGATTAATATTTGtggcgatatatatatatatatatatatatatatatatatatatatatatatatatactgacaAATCGTCTGTCACAATATGTGACAGTTTTTATGACGGAATTCATCCATGTGGATTGATATTTGTGACGATTTTATTCTTTCGTCACGAGCATTATTTTTCTTGTAGTAAGTTGTTTTACACTTCAAAGCCGTTATTTCATGTTTTAATctattgtttactttttctaacAGGTACGTCGTGGGATTTACCGATTTCGTACATGCAATGATGTCTGTTTTGGTATTTGTGGCGATTGCATTTTCGGATCATAGAGTGACGCTTTGTCTATTCCCTGGACATGCAAAAGAACTTGATGAAATTATGAGGAGTTTTCCTTTAATGGTGGGAGTTATTTGCAGTGgactttttcttgtttttcccaATACTAGATATGGTATTGGATGTATGTCTGCTTAATAATTAGGGCAGGGTTGTGCTTTAATTTTAGGTTGTTTTTGTTTTTCGATTCTTCTTTTCCAATTGTATATGTGAGGATTTTTTAGTTAGTTCTGTGTGGTACTATTTGATGTACTGTAATTTAAGTAATTACTACTCTGGTTATTGTTTAGATCTATGAATCAATTTATTAGGAGCTTTTTTCTATCAGTTGTTAATGTTTATTAAAAGAAAGGCATGGTTATGGTAAGAACTTCAAATTATTTAACTTTCTGTAATATTTCGGATATTGATTCCTTAATTTTATTCAATAGTTGATTAAATGTCTCTCTGACTGTTATCACTAAACATGAGATGTTGAAAGAATTTCAATGAATGAGTAACCATAACCTGAGAAGAACCTGTATATGGCGTGGGGGAGGAAAGAAGAGATGGGTCATTAGTCATATGTGCAGATGCTCCGGAATCTGGATACCAAATGGTTGGTTGCATTTCTTCTACATTCATAGCGGCAAAAGTCTTTGGCAAGTTATTATGTGCGAAGGAATGATTAAACCTATTTTTGCACTCCAATGCAGTGTGATTGAAATGGAAGCAAATCTGACATTGAGTAGGAGGTCTGCCTAAAATTCCATTTGCGGAGAATGAAGGTCGAGATTTAGAATGAGAACCAGACCATGGAGATGAAAAGGAGGGATTATATTGTTGATTGTAATATTCGCGACCTCTAccattatttcctttctgatttCTGCCTCTTCCTCTACCATAAGAAAAACTCTTTCTATGTGCCAAACCATTTGTAGGAGAATTGGTAGTAGATTGCTTGTGAGTTGAGGCAAGCAAAGCAGTCTGAGAGTTGGAATTTTCTGATGGATTTTCACTTATATGAGCCTCTTCTGTAAGTAAAAGAGGTCTGAGTGCAATGAAGGAAGGAAGAGAGCCAGCGGCGTTCAAGCCAGAAATAAAAGTGCGATAGGAAGAAGGCAATCCTTGCAGTGCTTGTGCAACCAGATCTTCATCAGTCACTGGTTTCCCAATAGAGCGCAAGGAAGAAGCAATAGAATGAAGTTGTTGAAGGTATTCCTCCATAGATAAGGATCCTTTCTTGAAATTTTGAAATTTTGATTTAAGATGAATTGTGGAAGAAGAAACTTGGTCTAAATAAATGGATGCGAGAGTATCCCAAGCTTCTTTGGATGTTTCACAACCATAGTTAAGTAATGTGTCAAGAACAGAAGGGGAAAGAGTCGCATTAATCCAACTTAATGCGATAGTGTCACATTGGATCCACAACTTATATTCTTCATGTGATGGTGATGGGCAGGGAATAGAACCATCAATTAACGCAAGAAGATTATGGCTTTTCAGAATGGTAATAAAGACTTTCTTCCAGGTGAGATAATTTGAATATGTTAATTCAATAGGCACGAACCCCTTAATGTTGGAAATAGTAGGAGGAGAAATGGGAAGACCAAGACTCGATTGAAGAGTTGCAAGGGAAGGAAGAGTTGTAGCGGAAGGTGAAGAAGGAGATGAGGAGCCCAtgatttgttaaaaaaaattggCTCTTGATACCAAGAAGAAATAGAAGTTCTGAGTAAATAGCAAACGTTGGTTTATACCCACTGTATATGTGAATTTATAGTTGAAGTACAACAGATGTAAGCCCTCATATAGATAAGTACAAATATATTGGATAAGTACAACAAATTCAAATTCTACTAATTATCCTAACAATATCAATGGATAAAACAGTAACACGCTAGCACAGTTTGACATTTCCGCTCAATTCAATTCTAAACAGCTCAATATTTGTAGAAATTGGAATGGACTTTGCTATTTAACACATGTCTACTCTCGTTGCAATAGGTGTTTACAATGTATTGTagttgttatgactccgttgtggtttattgcgcttcacatgttattatcattattgttcccttgccgggatgttattatcattattgttcccttgccgggatgttattttcattattgttcccttgccgggatgttgtcttgttataattgttcccttgccgggatgttgctAGAATATAATTGTTCCCTTatcgggattcttttgtgattaaTGTTgatttatgaaatgggagcgggttgcactcctgca
The Nicotiana sylvestris chromosome 11, ASM39365v2, whole genome shotgun sequence DNA segment above includes these coding regions:
- the LOC104245803 gene encoding protein DMP8-like, which encodes MEQSTEGIGIKIYSASKRADTSIYPTNLPPDNDVPIPELPQPAIGGKKRRAMANGIQKTLSKTSLLVNFLPTGTLLTFEMVLPSVYGKGDCSPVTTLMILTLLGLCTLSCFFFHFTDSFRGPDGKVYYGFVTPRGLKVFKAGLGVDVPKDKRYVVGFTDFVHAMMSVLVFVAIAFSDHRVTLCLFPGHAKELDEIMRSFPLMVGVICSGLFLVFPNTRYGIGCMSA